In uncultured Propionivibrio sp., the sequence GACTGTGGCAATCGCGTTGGCGGCATCATGAAACCCGTTCATGAAATCGAAGGCGAGCGCCAGAAAGACCAGGAAGGCCAGCACTCCCCAGCTGATATTCAGATGTTCCATGGAAGCGAACCGGTCAGGAGTTTTCGACGACGATACCTTCGATCAGGTTCGCCACATCTTCACAACGGTCGGTCACGGTTTCCAGAAGTTCGTAAATGGCCTTGTACTTGATCAGCTCACGAACATCCGGCTCTTCGCGGAACAGGCGCGACATCGCGCCGCGCATCTCGCGATCGGCTTCGGTTTCGAGCTGATCGATTTCGCGGCAAAGTTTGAGGATTTCAGCGGCGTTGTCCATCGACGGCAACATCGCCACGGCCTTCTGGACGTATTCGGCGCTGGACAGGATCAGTTCGCTGAGCCGGACCGACTCCACCGTGATGTGACGGATGTTGTACAGCGAAATCGTATGCGCCGCATCCTGGATGAGATCGAGGATGCCATCGAGACCGGTAATCAGTTGGTGGATCTCTTCGCGATCAAGCGGCGTGATGAACGACTTGTGCAACTGCCGCATCGTCTCGTGCTTGATCCGGTCGGCCTGGTCTTCCGCCTCGTCGATGATGTCGCATTGTTTCGCGGCCTCTTCGTCCGATTGGTTGAAGACAGTCAGCAGATTCACCAAGGTCCGGCTGCCCAGCACCACCTGCTCGGCATGCGCGTTGAAAAGTTCGAAAAACTTCCCCTCCTGGGGCATGAATCGTGCAAACATGTTTAATTTGGTCGCCGTAAAAGATGGCCGGCATTCTACCATTGGCCCCGGCGAACGTCACAAGATTGCAAGCAAAACATCCGGGCGCACTCCAGCCGCCCCGAGCGGCCTTTGCCACCGCCGGCGAAAAACGTACGCCCGACAAGCGCTTTTGTGGCAAACTTCGCTCACAAAAACAAAGCCCTGACGCTTGGGTCAGGGCTTGATATCCGGTGGCGGAGAGGGAGGGATTCGAACCCTCGGTACCTTGCAGTACGCCTGATTTCGAGTCAGGTACATTAGACCACTCTGCCACCTCTCCGCTAGGGGCAGGATTCTAACACAAGTATTTTTATCAATGCGCCTGTTTGTCGTTTTTTTAGTGCTTTTTCTGGCCGCTTGTGAAAACAAAGTGCCGCAACCCGTGGACAAGGCACGGGAGCTCGTCATCCTGACCCGCGTCGGGATCACGACCTACACGCACGACCAACCCGGAGATACCGCGGGCTTCGAACACGATCTGGTGCAGCGCTTCGCTTTCGACCTCGGTCTGCGCAGTCGCTTCGTCGTCGCCGGCAGCGACAAAGAAGTCAGGGAAGGACTCGAGCGCGGAGAAGCCCACCTGGCAATCGCCTGGTCAGCCGCGGAAAACGAACTCGGCACTCACCACAGCCAGGCCTATGCCCAAAGCCGCGACGTCATCGTCACGCACGAGGCCTCATTGCCGATCACACAACTCAAACAGCTTGGCGGTCGCACGGTCCATGTCGTCGCCGGCTCGCGCCAGGAAGCGGCACTGCGTGACGCCGGCAAGCGCGTGCGTCGGCTCACCGTCGTCCCGGTCGAGCAGCTAACCGAACTTGAATTGATGTCGAGTGTCGCAGAACAGCGATTCGACATCGCACTGGTCAGCGATGCCGCCTATGACATCGGCAGCAATTTCTATCCCGTTCTCCAAGACTCGCTGCAACTCGGACCGGATCATCCGATCGTATGGACCTATGCAAAAGACGTACCGCCGGACTTCGTCGCCCGGGCCGACGACTTTCTCCGCCGCATGGAAGCGAGCGGCGAACTCGATCGGCTCAAGGATCGTTATTTCGGCCACGTCAACCGCCTGACAACCGATGACACGGGGATATTTATCGAGCGCATGCGCAGCACGTTGCCGCTCTATCGCCCGTTCTTCCAGGAAGCCCAGATCCGCACCGGCATCGACTGGCGCCTGCTGGCGGCGCTTGCTTATCAGGAATCGCGCTGGGACCCGCTGGCGACCAGCGCCACAGGCGTGCGCGGCATGATGATGCTGACGGCGGAAACCGCCGACCACCTGCGCGTCGGCAACCGCTTGAACGCGGCCCAGAGCATCCGCGCCGGGGCGCAATACCTTGACGAATTGCGCGACGCCCTGCCCGCCAGTGTCCGCGAACCGGATCGAACCTGGCTCGCGCTCGCCGCCTACAACCTTGGCATGGGCCACCTCAACGGCGCCCGCCACCTTGCGCGAACGCTCGGCAAGGACCCGGATGCTTGGTATGAAATGAAGCAGGTACTACCCCTGCTGGCCAAACCGCAATATTACCGGCGACTGAAATCGGGCAAGGGGCGCGGCGGCGAAGCTGTCATCATGACCGAGAACATCCGCGTCTTCGCCGACATTCTCAAGCGCTTCGAACCGCCGTATGAACCGATGAAACGGAAATCCGAGAAATTTATCTGGAAATCGTTTCAAGCCCCCCAAGATAGGGACGAAGCGCCGGAGGCACGGTAACGCTGCCGTCGGCGTTCTGGTAGTTTTCGAGGATCGCCACGAGCGTGCGCCCGACGGCCAGACCCGACCCGTTCAGCGTATGGACGAGTTCGGTCTTGTTCTTCTCGTTGCGGCAACGCGCCTGCATGCGCCGCGCCTGGAAGGCCTCGAAATTCGAACACGAGGAAATTTCCCGGTAGGTATTCTGCGCCGGCAGCCAGACTTCGAGGTCGTAAGTCTTCGCCGACGAAAAGCCCATGTCACCGGTGCACAGCGCCACGCGCCGATACGGCAGACTGAGTTTCTCAAGAATGATTTCAGCATGACGCGTCAACGCCTCGTGAGCCTCATTCGATTTGTCGGCGGCGACGATCTGGACGAGTTCAACCTTGTCGAACTGGTGCTGGCGGATCATGCCGCGCGTATCCTTGCCGTAAGAGCCGGCTTCCGAACGGAAACACGGCGTATGACAAACAAGTTTAAGCGGCAGCGTATCGTGCGCCAGGATTTCGTCGCGCACGAGGTTGGTCACGGGCACTTCGGCGGTCGGGATCAGGTACAGCGGTTCCGCTTCAGGACGCAGGATCTTGAACAGGTCGGCCTCGAACTTCGGCAGCTGCCCGGTCCCAAACATGCTCGCCGAATTGACGAGATAAGGGGTATAGACTTCGGTGTAGCCGTGCTCGGTGGTATGCACATCGAGCATGAACTGCGACAGCGCGCGATGCAGACGGGCGATGCCGCCCTTGAGCAGCGAGAAGCGCGCACCTGAAATCTTGGCCGCGGCGGCAAAGTCGATCTGGCCCAGGCCTTCGCCGACATCGACATGATCCTTGACGGCGAAATCGAACTGCCGCGGCGTTCCCCAGCGATGCACCTCGACATTGTCGGCTTCCGACTTGCCGACCGGCACGCTTTCCTGCGGCAGGTTCGGGATCGTCGCCACGAAATCCTCAAGCACCTTGAGCAACTCGCCGAGACGGGCCTCGTTGGCTTCCAGCTCGCTCTTGAGCGCCGCCACTTCGGCCATCACCGCCGAGGCGTCCTCGCCCTTGCTCTTGAGCTGGCCGACCTGCTTCGACAGACTGTTGCGCGAAGCCTGGAGATCCTGCGTCCGCGTCTGCAGCGTCTTGCGCTCAGCTTCAAGCGTCTGGAAAGTTGCCGTATCAAGCGTGTAGCCGCGCGTGGCGAGCCGTTCGCAGACCACATCGATTTGAGTCCGCAGCAATTGAATGTCGAGCATGGTGCTAGTCCTTAGAGTTTTTCAATTCTTTCGTTTTCTTCGCGTTCTTCAACGCTTCGCGATCGAGCTCGCGCAGATGCGCGAGTTTTTCGCCAATCTTCAATTCCATCCCGCGTGGCACCGGCTGGTACCACGATACCGTCGGCATACCCTCGGGAAAATAATTCTCGCCAGCCGCATAGGCATCGGCCTCGTCGTGCGCATAGCGATAATGCTTGCCGTAGTCGAGATCGCGCATCAGCCGCGTCGGTGCATTGCGCAAATGCAACGGCACCGCCCGCGAACCATCGTTGGCAACGAACGCCCGAGCGGCATTATACGCGACGTAAGCAGCATTCGACTTGGCCGCCACGGCGAGGTAGATGACCGCTTCGGCCAGCGCCAGTTCGCCTTCAGGCGACCCGAGCCGCTCGTAGGTTTCAGCGGCAGCGGTCGCCACCTGCGCTGCGCGCGGATCGGCCAGCCCGATATCTTCCCAGGCCATGCGCACGATGCGCCGCGCCAGATAGCGCGGATCGGCGCCACCATCAAGCATGCGGCAGAACCAATAGAGCGCGGCATCGGGATTCGAACCGCGCACCGATTTGTGCAACGCCGATATCTGGTCGTAAAAGGCTTCGCCGCCCTTGTCGAAACGGCGAAGGCTCTGCGCCAGCGTGTTGTCGATGAAGTCGCCGTCAACATGCGCGCGCTTCGCGGTCAGTGCCGCCGTCTGCGTCTGTTCGAGCAGATTGATGAGACGCCGGGCGTCGCCGTCGGCACAACCGATCAGGCGGCCGCGCGCCGCCTCGTCGAAGCTCAGTCCGTCGAGCGCCCGCGCGCAGGCACGATCGAACAACAACCCCATTTCATCGGCCGACAACGGGTGCAGGACATACACCGACGCCCGCGAGAGCAGCGCCGAGTTCACCTCGAACGATGGATTTTCGGTCGTCGCGCCGACCAGCGTCAGCAAGCCGGCTTCGACATACGGCAGGAAAGCATCCTGCTGCGCCTTGTTGAAGCGATGCACCTCATCGACGAAGAGGATCGTCGAGCGACCGCTGTTCGCACGCACCGCCTCGGCATGGGCGACCGCCTCCCGGATGTCCTTGACACCCGAAAAGACCGCCGACAGCGCGACGAATTCGGCATCGAAGGCATCCGCCATCAGCCGCGCCAGCGTCGTCTTGCCAACCCCCGGCGGCCCCCAGAGGATCAGCGAATGCGGTTTGCGCGCCTCGAAGGCCAGGCGCAGTGGCTTACCGGAGCCGAGCAGATGCTGCTGGCCAATGACGTCGTCCAGCGTCTTCGGTCGCAGGCTTTCGGCGAGCGGCACGACATGCGGCGTGGAGAAAAGATCACTCACTGATGACATCGACGCCGGCGGGCGGCGTAAACCGTAGCAAGGACGGCGCAATCGAGGGATTGCGCTCGAGGTTTTCAAAATGGAGCGAGGTCGTCTGGCCGAAATTGTCGAAGAGCTCCATCGCCTTGAGTTCGCTGCCGGCAAAGCCCAGCCGAAGCTTCTCGAAGCCGCTCTCCTGCGTCTTCGGCGAGGCCTCGACCCATTCCAGACCTTCCCGCTCTCCGGCTTCGCGCAGCGTGAAGTTGCGTTCCAGCGTTGCCTTGCCGCCGCTCTCGCCGGCCAGTAGCGACGCCGGCGTGCCGCCCAGCGCCTGCCCGGCCTTCTTGACGGTCACCTGACGGAGGTCGGGATCATAGATCCAGATCTTTTCACCGTCGCCGACCAGAAGTTGGCTGTAGGGCTTCTCGATCTGCCAACGGAATTTTCCCGGGCGAACAAAAATCATGACGCCCGACGATTGCTGGGGACGCTTGCCGTTCTTGGCCACGACGATCTGCGTGAATCCCGCTTTCAAGGTCCGCGTCGAATCGAGGAATTGATGCAGGCGCTCGATCGCGCCGGCCGCAGCCCCCTGGCTCACCAACAATAATGCCACCACACACCACAATTTCCGCATCAGTTCTCTTCCTTGCGCGCCAGCACTTCGCGGCCGCCGCGCGCATCCATTGCCGAGACAAGCCCGGCCTTTTCCATCGCTTCGATCAATCGCGCCGAACGGTTGTAGCCGATGCGCAAATGCCGCTGCACCAGTGAAATCGA encodes:
- a CDS encoding DUF47 family protein codes for the protein MFARFMPQEGKFFELFNAHAEQVVLGSRTLVNLLTVFNQSDEEAAKQCDIIDEAEDQADRIKHETMRQLHKSFITPLDREEIHQLITGLDGILDLIQDAAHTISLYNIRHITVESVRLSELILSSAEYVQKAVAMLPSMDNAAEILKLCREIDQLETEADREMRGAMSRLFREEPDVRELIKYKAIYELLETVTDRCEDVANLIEGIVVENS
- the mltF gene encoding membrane-bound lytic murein transglycosylase MltF; the encoded protein is MRLFVVFLVLFLAACENKVPQPVDKARELVILTRVGITTYTHDQPGDTAGFEHDLVQRFAFDLGLRSRFVVAGSDKEVREGLERGEAHLAIAWSAAENELGTHHSQAYAQSRDVIVTHEASLPITQLKQLGGRTVHVVAGSRQEAALRDAGKRVRRLTVVPVEQLTELELMSSVAEQRFDIALVSDAAYDIGSNFYPVLQDSLQLGPDHPIVWTYAKDVPPDFVARADDFLRRMEASGELDRLKDRYFGHVNRLTTDDTGIFIERMRSTLPLYRPFFQEAQIRTGIDWRLLAALAYQESRWDPLATSATGVRGMMMLTAETADHLRVGNRLNAAQSIRAGAQYLDELRDALPASVREPDRTWLALAAYNLGMGHLNGARHLARTLGKDPDAWYEMKQVLPLLAKPQYYRRLKSGKGRGGEAVIMTENIRVFADILKRFEPPYEPMKRKSEKFIWKSFQAPQDRDEAPEAR
- the serS gene encoding serine--tRNA ligase; this translates as MLDIQLLRTQIDVVCERLATRGYTLDTATFQTLEAERKTLQTRTQDLQASRNSLSKQVGQLKSKGEDASAVMAEVAALKSELEANEARLGELLKVLEDFVATIPNLPQESVPVGKSEADNVEVHRWGTPRQFDFAVKDHVDVGEGLGQIDFAAAAKISGARFSLLKGGIARLHRALSQFMLDVHTTEHGYTEVYTPYLVNSASMFGTGQLPKFEADLFKILRPEAEPLYLIPTAEVPVTNLVRDEILAHDTLPLKLVCHTPCFRSEAGSYGKDTRGMIRQHQFDKVELVQIVAADKSNEAHEALTRHAEIILEKLSLPYRRVALCTGDMGFSSAKTYDLEVWLPAQNTYREISSCSNFEAFQARRMQARCRNEKNKTELVHTLNGSGLAVGRTLVAILENYQNADGSVTVPPALRPYLGGLETISR
- a CDS encoding replication-associated recombination protein A translates to MSDLFSTPHVVPLAESLRPKTLDDVIGQQHLLGSGKPLRLAFEARKPHSLILWGPPGVGKTTLARLMADAFDAEFVALSAVFSGVKDIREAVAHAEAVRANSGRSTILFVDEVHRFNKAQQDAFLPYVEAGLLTLVGATTENPSFEVNSALLSRASVYVLHPLSADEMGLLFDRACARALDGLSFDEAARGRLIGCADGDARRLINLLEQTQTAALTAKRAHVDGDFIDNTLAQSLRRFDKGGEAFYDQISALHKSVRGSNPDAALYWFCRMLDGGADPRYLARRIVRMAWEDIGLADPRAAQVATAAAETYERLGSPEGELALAEAVIYLAVAAKSNAAYVAYNAARAFVANDGSRAVPLHLRNAPTRLMRDLDYGKHYRYAHDEADAYAAGENYFPEGMPTVSWYQPVPRGMELKIGEKLAHLRELDREALKNAKKTKELKNSKD
- the lolA gene encoding outer membrane lipoprotein chaperone LolA, with protein sequence MRKLWCVVALLLVSQGAAAGAIERLHQFLDSTRTLKAGFTQIVVAKNGKRPQQSSGVMIFVRPGKFRWQIEKPYSQLLVGDGEKIWIYDPDLRQVTVKKAGQALGGTPASLLAGESGGKATLERNFTLREAGEREGLEWVEASPKTQESGFEKLRLGFAGSELKAMELFDNFGQTTSLHFENLERNPSIAPSLLRFTPPAGVDVISE